The segment ATGTTCTGAATCACAGTACTGTTAAAGAGTGAAAATGATAGATATAGCAGATCAACTCAACTAGATAAGCAGATAATTAGGAATTTCAAGGAGAGTCGCCGTCACCTTTTAACAAATCTCCAATACCGTATTTTTCAATGAGCTTTTTGCGTTCAGTGTTGAGCGTATCAATTTCTTTAGCCTCTTTTTTTTCATCTCCTTGGTAAATAGTTCTAATTGGCCACGGAATTCTAATATCATATTTTTTGAATTCTTCATATATCATCATCCTCATGTCAGTTTCCATTTTAAATTGTGAACCATAATCTCTCACATATACCCAAATTGCAAAATCAAGTGCCGAGTCATTGAATTTTTGGAATCTAACAGTTGGTTGTTCTAAATCTAAAATGAATGTCTTATCACATCCACAACTAGGTTTGTTTTCATCAATATTTGGACATCTTGATTGAACTGCAAGATGTTTACCTTTAGAGTCCTTTACTTCATTTAATGCACGAGTTCCTACTTTCATTAATGCAGCCGCTACTTGTTTTGGGTCATTTAGATAAGAAACTCCAACTTCAACTGTGGCAGGAACAATTGCAAATTCTTTTGTATAATTTATTATTTCACTTGTAACAAGTTGTCTGGTAGGAACAATTGCTACGGATTCATTTAATGGATGTCGAATATAGGTTACACGTGAAGTAATTTTATAGACTATACCTTTGTAACCGCTTGCTAATGCAATTCTTTCTCCTTCAACAAAGATCTTGTCTTTTCTTATCATCATATATGCAAAGTAATTTTCAAAAGTTTCTTTTAATGCAAAACCAACTCCAAGTGCAATACCACCACTAGCAGTAGCCAATACAAAGAGGTCAACTCCCCACCAAGCTATTATGCCTAGAGAGGCACCTAAAACAACTCCAAGCGGAATAAAATTTCTAAATGGTTTTGGAAGTCCTTCTCTTTTCTTTTCTGCGTAACCTGGAGGTTTTGAGCCAGCAACAATTGGCTCATATGAATTACTTCTCTTTTCTTCAGTCCATACATCAATTTCATAAATTTCGTCGGGAGTTTTACCAGGAAGTAACGGTCTACCTAGGTCATTTTCTCCAGTTATACAATCATTGTAATATTGTTCATATTTTTTTTGTTCTGACTTTTTCCATTCTGAAAAAGGATCTTTTACAAGTTTTTGATAACTGCCAATTCTTGCACCAGTTGAAGTGGTAAATTTTTCTAGGAAGTTTCTACCTTGCGGAGTTTGTAAAAATTCGTTGAACTCTTTATTGCTTATTTCTTCAGGGGGATTTTTAGGCGGAACCCATTTATAACATCTATGAAACAAATCATTCTCATCATCTTTAAAACCATTCAAATCTTGCCAAGATTTAAAATCCTCTTTTTCCTGCTTGATCCTTTCTCCTTTTTCAAGAAGAATTGTTATGATGTGTCCTGCGGTAAATGCAATAACAAGAATATTCATTGAATTGAGAAGTTTGGCAAATGTTTCTCCAACAGTAAGTTCAGCACTTAATTGTTCTTGAATTATTTCCGTAGGATCATCAAACAATTCAAAAGTCTGAATGTAAATATTAATCGAAGAGATTAAAGCCAATGCAAGAACAGGTAATACTGCTCTTCGAACTATATCAGCCAACATAGGATTAGAATAACTGAATTTTTTGGTTCTAGTCCATTGTCTAAATTTATTATAAATTGTACCAATCACAATCAATCCTACTATTAAAATTACAAACGCTATTTGGAGTGAAACTGAAGATGATAATAATTCAACTAGAGTTCCAATTTGTCCTATTGCTTGTCCTTCTGCAAGTGTTACTTCCTCTCCAGCCATTATTTTTCACTATTTCCTTCTAAATACAAAGATTTCATAGAGATATTTTAGACATCATCATTTTTTATAAATCATTCAATTGAATTTTTTTTAAAAAACCAGAATAAATTCATCATTAACATTTAACAATGATAAAAACTATCAATTTACATGCAAAATCAAAAATCAGAATGGGCGGCTAATGAATCACCACGCATTACGAGTTACACTTTAGCAAATTTTCGACAATTACCACAAATTCAGAAATTAGGCGAGGAAAAACAGTTTGAAATGGAAGTTGTGGGTAATGTGCTTCCATTTAAGACAAATAACTACGTAGTAGAACAACTAATTGACTGGAATAATGTTCCAGATGATCCAATGTTTGTTTTAACATTCCCACAAAGAGGGATGTTGATTCCTGAACATTATGCAAAAATGGAAGCATCTTTAAAAAAAGGAGATAAAAAAGAAATTCAAAACACTGCAAATGAGATCAGATTGCAGTTAAATCCACATCCAGCAGGACAAATGGAGTTAAACGTACCAACACTAAAAGATGGAACCAAACTTTACGGAATGCAACACAAATACAAAGAAACTTGTCTATTTTTCCCAAGTCAGAGTCAGACATGTCACGCATATTGTAGTTTTTGTTTTAGATGGCCACAGTTTGTTGGGATGGATGAACTCAAATTTGCAATGAAAGAAGGCGAACAACTAGTGCAGTATCTGCGAGAGCATCCAGAAATATCAGATGTTTTGTTTACAGGAGGAGATCCAATGATCATGAAGGCAAGAATATTTTCAACATACATCAATTCACTTCTTGAAGCAAATCTACCAAATCTTAGAACCATACGAATTGGAACAAAAGCATTGTCATATTGGCCATACAAATTCCTAACAGACGATGATGCAGAAGAAATGTTAGACATCTTCAAACGAATTGTAGATAAAGGAATTCATCTAGCATTAATGGGACATTTCAATCACATAGTAGAATTAAAAACAGATGCAGTAAAAGAGGCAATCAAAAAAGTACGAGATACGGGAGCTCAAATTAGAACTCAATCGCCAATACTTCGTCATATCAACGATGATTCAGAGATGTGGGCAGAAATGTGGAAATCTCAAGTTCAACTAGGATGTATCCCATACTACATGTTTGTTGTAAGAGATACTGGTGCACAGCATTATTTCGGAATACCATTAATCGAAGCTCAAAGAATATTCCGTGATGCTTACAAAAAAGTAACTGGACTTGCAAGAACCGTAAGAGGTCCAAGTATGTCTGCAACACCAGGAAAGGTTCAGATTCTTGGAATTGCAGAACATGGTGAAGAAAAGCTTATGGTGTTAAGATTCTTGCAAGGAAGAAATCCAGATTGGGTACAAATTCCATTTCTAGCAAAATATGATGAAAAAGCAATTTGGCTTGATGACCTAAAACCAGCAACTGGTGACAAGTTCTTCTTTGAAGATGAATTAAATGAAAAAATGAAAGTAATTAAAAATCAGGACTATCCGGAATCTTAGATATGAATTTACAAACTAGCTTAAACAACATCGCATCAATAAAACAAGAAAGCAAATAAAATGATGAATTCAAAACAAGTTATAGAAAAAATAAAAGAAGAAAATATTTCGTTTATTGATTTTTGGTTTGTAGATATTTTTGGGGAACTGCATTGTATGGGAATGCCAAGTTATTCTCTTTCAGAAAACGATTTTAATGATGGACTAGAAAAACTTGATGCGAGTTCCATTCTTGGTTTCAAGTCAGTAAATAAATCAGATATGATCTTAAAACCAGATCCTTCTACATTTCGTATTTTACCACCAGATTATGATCCAAGCAGAAAAAATGCAAGAATCTTTTGTGATCTTTATGAAGGAAATAGAGTAGAGGAGACACGCTTCAACAGAGATTCTCGTGGAATTACTGCAAAAGCAAAAGAGAAACTAAAAGAATGTGGATTAACACATTCGATGTGGGGTCCAGAGATTGAATTTTTTGTATTTGATGCAATCAACATCTATCCATCACCGTACGGTGCAACTCACTCATACGGAGGTTCTGGATATTCTATTGAATCAAAAGAGTCACCATGGGCAAAAGGAAATGCAAGTACTGCAATTGATCTCAAAGAAGGATACTACCCATCACAGCCTAAAGACACGCTAGGTAGCCTCAGAAAAGACATTTGTGATGATTTGTATCGTTACTTTGGAATCCAAGTTGAAGCTGAACACCATGAAGTTGCAACATCAGGACAGAGCGAGATTAATTTCAAATATGGTGAAATGACTGAAATTGCAGACGCAGTAGTTACAATAAAAAATGTTGTCAAAGTAAAAGCCAAAAAAAGAAACAAGGTTGCAACCTTTATGTCAAAACCAATTTTTGGAGACAATGCATCTGCAATGCATACTCATCAAAGCATATGGAATAATAATACAAATAGAATGTATGATCCAAATGATAAAGTAACACAGTTATCGCAAGAAGGACGTTACTACATAGGCGGACTTTTAGATCATGCATCTGCATTATGTGCAATAACAAATCCAACAACAAATTCATACAAAAGATTGGTACCTAATTTCGAAGCGCCTGTCAATGTTTGTTGGGGATTAGGAAATAGGTCTGCTGCAATTCGTGTACCAATGTATCTAAAAAATAGAGAGAAGAGTAAACGAATCGAATATCGAGTACCAGACCCTACTGCAAACATCTACTTACTTGAAGCAGCGTTACTACTTGCAGGATTAGATGGAATCAAAAATAAAAAGGATCCAGGAGATCACGTGGAGGAAAACATCTACAAGCTTAGCGCTGAAAAGAAGAGAGAACTCAACATAGGCTCTCTTCCTACATCGCTTAAAGGAGCATTAGATGCATTTCAAAGCGACATGAAATTTCTTGAAGATGTGTTTACAAAGGACTTTCTTGATACATATACAGAATTAAAATACAAAGAGTACCATGCATTTGCACAAACTCCAACTGCATGGGAAGTGTCAATGTATACGGATGCTTAATCATATAAAAAAATAGAATAAATTAAGATTTTTGGGTTTCAGTTAACAGATTCATGATACTTTGTGTTGTTACAATTCCAAGCACACTTTCATTTACAGGATCAACTACAGGAATAATATCAAAAGGATGAGAATTCATTTTTTGAATTACAGAATACAGATACTCATCAGGTGAGACAGTATGAAATTTTTTGTACATTACGTCATTGATGGTGATTGCATCAAAAGTTTTTTTATTAAATCTGTTAATTTCTCGTTTTGATACAAGTCCTACAAGTTTGCTATTAGCGTCAATTACCAAAAAAGGTTTTTTGTTATTTTCATTTTGTTCTAGAAATTCCTTAATTGTAAGTAAAGGAGTTGTTTTTGGAAAATCAGTAACGATTACAGCAATTGCAGGTACATCAGACACTACTCTTCTAAAATAAATTGGCATCAATCCAAGCTCTATAGTTCCTACCTTAACATGAATTATTTTCTTTAATTTTCGTTGGAGCTCAATACTGGATATTATCATAGTTAAAAGAGTACCAAATACTAAAAGTGAGAAAAGATCATCTTCCAAGATGTTAGCCTGTAACAAAGATAGCATCAAGGCCAAATCCACCGCTCCTTTTGCCATTACGCCATATGCCACAGTTGTAGCAGGACGCATTTGTGCAATACGAACTGCAATGTATGAGCTTACAAATTTTACACCAATTATTATTCCAATAAATACAGCAATAATCCACCAATCTAGATTTAGAAAGCCCAGACTAAAGTGAAGACCAATACCTGCAAAAAAGATCGGGATAAAAATTCCATGTCCAATCACACCAATATTTTTTGAAATTTCAGAATACTCATCTTTAGCCATTCTAGAAACAGCAATTCCTAAAAGAAGTGCACCTATTGCACCATGGATTCCACTAATCTCAGCAAAGTATGCCACAAGTAGAATAACACCTATGATAATACCAAAATAAATTTGTTGATCTTTAAGATGTTTTTTCAACATACGGAAAAATCGTGGTAAAACAAAAACTGAAAGCAAACCTGCAACTGTAAAAAAGATAATCATCTTTGCAAACAACCAAAAAAATTCTGAAACTTCTGGGGTTTCACTTGAATTTACTTGGATCAGTACACTTGTAACAATAATTGCAATAAATTCTACAATAGCAGTAACTGTAAAAATCTCAAGACCTATCGTAGACTTTAGTTTACCAAGATCACTTAGTATCTTTGCGGTCACACCAAGACTAGATGCGGCAATTACACTTCCAATTGCAAATGCTTGTGTAAAATTCATGTCTATAGATAAACCAAAAAGTGCGGCTACAAAAAAAGGAATTAAAAATGCCACCGCAGAACCTACAAAAATTCTGCCTTTCATAACGCGAAATATTCCAGCTAAATCAATTTCTTGAAGACCAATTAAGAAAAATAAGAAAAACACTCCAATTGAGGTAAAAAGTTCTATTGCGTTAATGGGTTCAACTATAGCTAAAAGTGCAGGTCCAACAATAATCCCGGCAAGAACATTTCCTATAATAGTAGGCTGATTAATTCGATGCATAAGTTCGCCAAATAACTTGGCAGCAATTATCAACACTGCAAGATAGAGAATTGCTTCAAAGACCAATATACAATTTTTAGGTTTAGTTATTTCATATCCCTTTCGGAAGAGACTACCTACAAGATAACAGAATAATTGTTATAGGAGATAATTCAGGTAAATTTCAAAATGGAGAAAATTGACTATGAAGGAATTGTATGGGCAATTAATCACAATAATCCAGAACCACTAGTGGAGCATGCTATTCACACATTAGTTATGCATGGAGTAAAAAAAGAAGATATTCAGTTAACAGATGCCCCAGACAATGTCAAAGTTGGAGCTATTGTAGTTGAGATTTGGCCATACCATCTAGATGTTGCCAGAGTAAGAACAATTAGAAATGAATCGTTTATCAGCGGTACAGTTATGACTATTGAGCTAAAATTAGACGCAGAAGGAAATTACACAGATTAATTTTGAAAAAAGCAAAGAAACAAAATATCATCATTGCGTCAATTGCGATTATCATCGTAGGCGCAATAGTTGCATACAACTATTCATATGATCAAACAAGACAAAAGGGTTTCAAGTTTGGAAACGAACTTCAACAGATTCAAGAAGAAGTAAAACAGACTCAAATTAAATTCGACTCAAAGATTACACAGTGGAAAGAAGGGGATTTGAGTTTAGAAGAATTGCTTGACTACTCTGAAATACATTTGAATGATATGCAAAAGGAGATATTAAAATATGACAAACTAAATCCGCCAGCTCAATTTGCACCATCAGTGGAATTGTTCAAGCTTTCAACACAAGCACAACTAGATAGTGATAAAGAGTTTATAGAATGGATAAAAACGAATGATGAGTCTCACAGTATTAGGTCTGATTCATTATTACAAGAGTCGTTTGAATATGAGATGCTTGCTTTAGGGGAGTTTAATTCAGTCAAGGCAGGATTAAAGTAGAATCATAATAAATTCAATTTCTGTAATAAATCTAAAATTGGCGAGATTTCTTTTATAATTTCATTTTTATCCAGAGGTGTCGGCTCTGAGAATTTAATTGGAAATGTAATTGTAAGCATGTCTTGATCTGTGTGAGATATACGAATAGAATGAACAGTATTGTTTGTTTTTGTAATGAAATCCTTCCATTTTTTTAAATGCTCTCCAACACGATTAACTTGAGTCTCCAATTCATCAATATTAATATCCAAATCAGAGTCAAATAGTCCAAATTTTACAAGAGGAATCATCATCAATCCTCCTGAAATTTTATCATGGTTTTTTAGCATTTGAGAGATGATTTCTACAGAATTTTCTTTAGGATAGATAACTCCATAATCAGGATCAAAATATCCTGCTACAAGTTTCTTTGAATCTAAAATTCGAAAATATTCATCATCTAA is part of the Nitrosarchaeum sp. genome and harbors:
- the glnA gene encoding type I glutamate--ammonia ligase, producing MNSKQVIEKIKEENISFIDFWFVDIFGELHCMGMPSYSLSENDFNDGLEKLDASSILGFKSVNKSDMILKPDPSTFRILPPDYDPSRKNARIFCDLYEGNRVEETRFNRDSRGITAKAKEKLKECGLTHSMWGPEIEFFVFDAINIYPSPYGATHSYGGSGYSIESKESPWAKGNASTAIDLKEGYYPSQPKDTLGSLRKDICDDLYRYFGIQVEAEHHEVATSGQSEINFKYGEMTEIADAVVTIKNVVKVKAKKRNKVATFMSKPIFGDNASAMHTHQSIWNNNTNRMYDPNDKVTQLSQEGRYYIGGLLDHASALCAITNPTTNSYKRLVPNFEAPVNVCWGLGNRSAAIRVPMYLKNREKSKRIEYRVPDPTANIYLLEAALLLAGLDGIKNKKDPGDHVEENIYKLSAEKKRELNIGSLPTSLKGALDAFQSDMKFLEDVFTKDFLDTYTELKYKEYHAFAQTPTAWEVSMYTDA
- a CDS encoding cation:proton antiporter domain-containing protein, with translation MVFEAILYLAVLIIAAKLFGELMHRINQPTIIGNVLAGIIVGPALLAIVEPINAIELFTSIGVFFLFFLIGLQEIDLAGIFRVMKGRIFVGSAVAFLIPFFVAALFGLSIDMNFTQAFAIGSVIAASSLGVTAKILSDLGKLKSTIGLEIFTVTAIVEFIAIIVTSVLIQVNSSETPEVSEFFWLFAKMIIFFTVAGLLSVFVLPRFFRMLKKHLKDQQIYFGIIIGVILLVAYFAEISGIHGAIGALLLGIAVSRMAKDEYSEISKNIGVIGHGIFIPIFFAGIGLHFSLGFLNLDWWIIAVFIGIIIGVKFVSSYIAVRIAQMRPATTVAYGVMAKGAVDLALMLSLLQANILEDDLFSLLVFGTLLTMIISSIELQRKLKKIIHVKVGTIELGLMPIYFRRVVSDVPAIAVIVTDFPKTTPLLTIKEFLEQNENNKKPFLVIDANSKLVGLVSKREINRFNKKTFDAITINDVMYKKFHTVSPDEYLYSVIQKMNSHPFDIIPVVDPVNESVLGIVTTQSIMNLLTETQKS
- a CDS encoding mechanosensitive ion channel family protein; its protein translation is MAGEEVTLAEGQAIGQIGTLVELLSSSVSLQIAFVILIVGLIVIGTIYNKFRQWTRTKKFSYSNPMLADIVRRAVLPVLALALISSINIYIQTFELFDDPTEIIQEQLSAELTVGETFAKLLNSMNILVIAFTAGHIITILLEKGERIKQEKEDFKSWQDLNGFKDDENDLFHRCYKWVPPKNPPEEISNKEFNEFLQTPQGRNFLEKFTTSTGARIGSYQKLVKDPFSEWKKSEQKKYEQYYNDCITGENDLGRPLLPGKTPDEIYEIDVWTEEKRSNSYEPIVAGSKPPGYAEKKREGLPKPFRNFIPLGVVLGASLGIIAWWGVDLFVLATASGGIALGVGFALKETFENYFAYMMIRKDKIFVEGERIALASGYKGIVYKITSRVTYIRHPLNESVAIVPTRQLVTSEIINYTKEFAIVPATVEVGVSYLNDPKQVAAALMKVGTRALNEVKDSKGKHLAVQSRCPNIDENKPSCGCDKTFILDLEQPTVRFQKFNDSALDFAIWVYVRDYGSQFKMETDMRMMIYEEFKKYDIRIPWPIRTIYQGDEKKEAKEIDTLNTERKKLIEKYGIGDLLKGDGDSP
- a CDS encoding KamA family radical SAM protein → MQNQKSEWAANESPRITSYTLANFRQLPQIQKLGEEKQFEMEVVGNVLPFKTNNYVVEQLIDWNNVPDDPMFVLTFPQRGMLIPEHYAKMEASLKKGDKKEIQNTANEIRLQLNPHPAGQMELNVPTLKDGTKLYGMQHKYKETCLFFPSQSQTCHAYCSFCFRWPQFVGMDELKFAMKEGEQLVQYLREHPEISDVLFTGGDPMIMKARIFSTYINSLLEANLPNLRTIRIGTKALSYWPYKFLTDDDAEEMLDIFKRIVDKGIHLALMGHFNHIVELKTDAVKEAIKKVRDTGAQIRTQSPILRHINDDSEMWAEMWKSQVQLGCIPYYMFVVRDTGAQHYFGIPLIEAQRIFRDAYKKVTGLARTVRGPSMSATPGKVQILGIAEHGEEKLMVLRFLQGRNPDWVQIPFLAKYDEKAIWLDDLKPATGDKFFFEDELNEKMKVIKNQDYPES